The Juglans regia cultivar Chandler chromosome 2, Walnut 2.0, whole genome shotgun sequence genome includes a window with the following:
- the LOC109004818 gene encoding uncharacterized protein LOC109004818, giving the protein MNPSNSNLEKLITQVEALSWNDLNLEPEPEVAKNFSELALVGKLVSMKALNRQTFHATIRASWSFVPHLSIEDVGENTFLFTFASHQEKHRVLDNRPWNFKGFHMVLRQWPPGLSIHDIPLHMSIFWIQVHGLPLEMLTKPNAAKIGQVLGNLLEVDFASIFGVTIRRYLRIKVEININNPLSEGFELLCPNGISHRIYFKYERLSEFCYTCGKLGHIQQACPTYVKHNTGSLYGPWMRAPSANNRRGNPFDLPRNAYELPPHASITCEQMMRVTNPTSMHEKRVCDEPLPITRTLKDIAY; this is encoded by the coding sequence ATGAATCCCTCCAATTCAAACTTGGAGAAACTCATCACCCAGGTAGAAGCCCTCTCTTGGAATGACCTAAATCTGGAACCGGAACCAGAGGTGGCGAAGAACTTCTCTGAACTGGCACTAGTTGGCAAGCTTGTCTCCATGAAAGCCCTTAACAGACAAACGTTCCATGCAACCATTAGAGCTAGCTGGAGCTTCGTGCCACACCTTTCCATTGAAGATGTAGGGGAAAACACATTTCTTTTCACCTTTGCCTCTCATCAGGAAAAACACCGAGTGCTGGACAATAGGCCCTGGAATTTCAAGGGCTTTCACATGGTTCTAAGGCAGTGGCCCCCAGGATTAAGCATCCATGATATTCCCCTTCATATGTCCATTTTCTGGATACAGGTCCACGGGTTACCATTAGAAATGTTGACTAAACCAAATGCGGCAAAAATTGGTCAAGTCCTTGGTAATCTTCTAGAAGTAGACTTTGCATCCATCTTTGGTGTCACGATCAGACGTTACCTCCGAATAAAGGTGGAAATCAACATCAACAACCCATTATCAGAAGGATTTGAACTTCTCTGTCCCAATGGAATCTCTCACAGGATCTATTTTAAATACGAGCGTCTCTCGGAGTTCTGCTACACTTGTGGAAAGCTCGGTCATATTCAGCAAGCTTGCCCCACTTACGTCAAGCACAACACTGGTTCATTGTATGGGCCATGGATGCGTGCCCCCTCAGCAAATAATCGTCGAGGGAATCCTTTTGATCTTCCTCGAAATGCATATGAGCTGCCGCCGCATGCAAGCATAACATGTGAGCAAATGATGCGAGTTACCAACCCCACCTCCATGCATGAAAAGAGAGTCTGTGATGAACCCCTGCCCATTACTAGAACACTCAAGGACATTGCTTACTAG